Proteins encoded together in one Benincasa hispida cultivar B227 chromosome 1, ASM972705v1, whole genome shotgun sequence window:
- the LOC120067336 gene encoding pectinesterase-like encodes MGDDGGKNKKAALIGVSSLFLVAMVVAVAVGVNRKDSNGIAGGGSTAEISTSTKAIKALCQPTDYQETCEKALSQGGSNTSDPRELIKAGFHAAVDEIKSAIGNSSLLKDSATDPMAKQALDACGELMDYAIDDLLISFDRITDNFDIQKMDDYIEDLKVWLSGALTYQETCLDGFENVTGDTGEKMKNLLKMSKEMTINGLGMVSEVNSIMASFGLPSAGRRLLTEESDEQEEEPSWVSDRRGLLQATGATIKADVVVAKDGSGKYKTVSEALNDVPKKSNKTFVIYVKAGVYQEQVMVDKSMTWVMMIGDGPTKTKITAGKNFIDGTPTFKTATVAVIGSNFIAKDMGFENSAGAAKHQAVALRVQSDMSIFYNCQMDGYQDTLYTHAHRQFYRDCTITGTIDFIFGNGAVVFQNCKILVRKPMENQQCIVTAQGRTQRKEPTAIILQNCVISSDPDFFPVRHIHKAYLGRPWKQYSRTIIMQSQIDDLIQPEGWLPWMGDFALNTLFYTEYNNRGPGAAKDNRVKWRGIKQITPEHAVDFTAGRFIRGDPWIKPTGVPYTSGMMAV; translated from the exons atgggtGATGATGGAGGGAAGAACAAGAAAGCTGCGCTCATCGGAGTATCTTCCTTGTTTCTTGTTGCCATGGTAGTTGCAGTGGCAGTCGGCGTCAATCGCAAAGACTCCAATGGCATCGCTGGCGGCGGTTCCACGGCGGAAATCTCCACCTCCACCAAAGCCATCAAGGCGCTCTGTCAGCCCACTGATTACCAAGAAACCTGCGAGAAAGCTCTGTCCCAAGGCGGATCCAACACGAGCGACCCACGTGAGCTAATCAAAGCTGGATTCCATGCTGCCGTCGACGAAATCAAGTCGGCCATCGGAAATTCCTCCCTTTTGAAAGATTCCGCCACTGACCCCATGGCTAAACAAGCTCTTGACGCTTGTGGCGAGCTCATGGATTACGCAATTGACGATCTCTTAATTTCCTTTGACAGAATCACTGACAATTTTGACATCCAGAAAATGGATGATTATATTGAGGATCTTAAGGTTTGGTTGAGTGGCGCATTAACTTATCAGGAAACTTGCTTGGATGGATTCGAAAATGTCACTGGCGATACAGGGGAAAAGATGAAGAATTTGTTGAAAATGTCGAAAGAAATGACAATTAATGGGCTTGGAATGGTGAGTGAAGTTAATTCAATTATGGCATCTTTTGGGCTTCCATCGGCTGGACGACGACTGTTGACGGAGGAATCCGATGAACAAGAGGAAGAGCCGTCGTGGGTCAGTGACAGACGTGGGCTACTCCAAGCCACCGGCGCCACCATCAAGGCGGATGTTGTGGTGGCGAAAGACGGAAGTGGGAAGTACAAAACAGTGAGTGAAGCCTTAAATGATGTCCCAAAGAAGAGCAATAAAACGTTTGTGATTTATGTAAAAGCAGGAGTTTATCAAGAACAAGTAATGGTAGACAAAAGTATGACTTGGGTAATGATGATCGGAGATGGGCCGACTAAAACTAAAATCACCGCCGGCAAGAACTTCATTGACGGAACTCCCACCTTCAAAACCGCTACCGTTG CGGTGATCGGAAGCAACTTCATCGCGAAGGACATGGGATTCGAGAACTCTGCCGGAGCAGCTAAGCACCAAGCAGTTGCACTCCGAGTTCAATCTGACATGTCCATCTTCTACAATTGTCAAATGGACGGTTACCAAGACACTCTGTACACTCATGCTCACCGTCAATTCTACCGAGACTGCACCATCACCGGCACCATCGATTTCATCTTCGGCAACGGTGCTGTCGTCTTCCAGAACTGCAAGATCCTCGTGAGGAAGCCAATGGAGAATCAACAATGCATCGTCACTGCTCAGGGCCGAACTCAACGGAAGGAGCCCACCGCCATAATCTTGCAGAATTGCGTCATTTCATCTGACCCTGATTTCTTCCCTGTTCGCCACATCCACAAGGCATACCTCGGTCGCCCATGGAAGCAATATTCAAGAACCATTATCATGCAGTCACAAATTGATGATTTGATCCAACCTGAAGGGTGGCTTCCATGGATGGGCGATTTTGCTCTCAACACTCTGTTTTATACAGAGTACAATAACAGGGGACCTGGCGCCGCCAAGGATAATCGGGTTAAGTGGAGGGGAATTAAGCAGATTACGCCAGAGCACGCTGTCGATTTCACTGCTGGGAGATTTATTCGTGGCGATCCGTGGATCAAGCCCACCGGAGTGCCGTACACTTCCGGCATGATGGCAGTGTaa
- the LOC120085611 gene encoding probable acyl-CoA dehydrogenase IBR3 encodes MAKRTSDLLGHVRPAHELDPNALLRYCSSNVPAFPPFPSNFRVSQFGHGQSNPTYLIEVTSGASSMRYVLRKKPPGILLQSAHAVEREFQVLRALGDHTQVPVPKVVCLCSDSSVIGTPFYIMEYLDGRIFLDPKLEGVAPETRRAIYLEASKSLASLHSVDVNAIGLGKYGRPENYCKRQIERWAKQYISSTSEGKVDGNPKMFALIDWLRAHIPSEDSSGVAAGLVHGDFRIDNLIFHPFEDRVIGILDWELSTVGNQMCDVAYFCLPYILDLHSDLPNTANGFNNIGTLDGIPSLAEYLAHYCSVAGKPWPFSAWKFYVAFSIFRGAAIYAGIYSRWIMGNASGGESAQNAGEKASAFIDAAWAFIEQKSLLPENPPLDSIVQVDSQHTRKENEEWGILKDGGKFVPSKKVMELRTKLIKFMEGHIYPMENEFYKLAQSSSRWTIHPEEEKLKEMAKREGLWNLWIPFDSAARARKLLFNGTSHILPAGVDNLLLGAGLSNLEYGYLCEIMGRSIWAPQVFNCGAPDTGNMEVLLRYGNKQQLHEWLIPLLEGKIRSGFAMTEPQVASSDATNIECSITREGNTFVINGRKWWTSGAMDPRCKILIVMGKTDVTATLHKQQSMIIVDIQTPGVIIKRPLTVFGFDDAPHGHAEIIFDNVRVPATNILLGEGRGFEIAQGRLGPGRLHHCMRLVGAAERGMQLAVQRALSRRVFGKLIAEQGSFLSDIAKCRVELEKTRLLVLEAADQLDRLGNKKARGTIAMAKVAAPNMALQILDMAMQVHGAGGLSSDTVLAHLWASARTLRIADGPDEVHLGTIAKLELRRAKL; translated from the exons ATGGCGAAGCGTACATCTGATCTGCTTGGCCATGTTCGTCCTGCTCACGAGCTTGACCCCAATGCCTTGCTCCGCTACTGCTCCTCCAACGTTCCTGCTTTTCCTCCCTTCCCATCTAATTTCCGCGTCTCTCAG TTCGGACATGGCCAATCAAACCCCACTTATCTAATCGAAGTTACTTCCGGAGCTTCTTCGATGCGGTATGTTCTGAGGAAGAAACCTCCCGGGATCCTGCTCCAGTCTGCTCACGCCGTCGAGAGGGAGTTTCAG GTTCTTCGAGCATTGGGTGATCACACACAGGTGCCAGTTCCTAAAGTTGTCTGTCTGTGTTCTGATTCAAGCGTAATTGGTACTCCATTTTATATTATGGAGTACTTGGACGGACGAATATTTTTAGACCCCAAATTGGAG GGAGTTGCTCCTGAAACTAGAAGGGCAATATATTTAGAAGCTTCCAAAAGTTTAGCTTCTCTACATTCAGTTGATGTAAATGCTATCGGTCTAGGAAAATACGGGCGGCCAGAGAATTACTGTAAGCGACAG ATTGAGAGGTGGGCAAAACAGTATATTTCATCAACCAGTGAGGGTAAAGTAGATGGAAATCCAAAAATGTTTGCACTAATTGACTGGCTACGAGCACATATTCCTTCAGAAGATTCGTCAGGTGTCGCAGCTGGCTTAGTTCATGGAGATTTTCGAATTGATAATCTTATATTTCATCCCTTTGAG GATCGAGTGATTGGCATTCTTGATTGGGAACTATCCACGGTGGGAAATCAAATGTGTGATGTTGCTTATTTCTGCCTG CCTTACATTTTGGACTTGCACTCGGACCTTCCAAATACAGCAAATGGTTTTAACAATATTGGAACTTTAGATGGGATTCCTTCATTAGCAGAATATTTGGCTCATTACTGTTCTGTCGCT GGAAAACCATGGCCATTTTCTGCTTGGAAGTTTTATGTCGCCTTCTCCATTTTCCGAGGAGCTGCAATCTATGCTGGAATTTACAGTCGATGGATTATG GGAAATGCATCAGGAGGTGAGAGTGCTCAGAATGCTGGAGAAAAAGCAAGTGCTTTCATTGATGCTGCTTGGGCATTTATTGAACAAAAATCTTTGCTTCCTGAGAATCCCCCATTAG ATTCAATTGTACAAGTTGATTCACAACATACCAGGAAGGAGAATGAAGAATGGGGCATTCTCAAAGATGGAGGAAAGTTTGTCCCCAGTAAAAAGGTCATGGAGTTGAGAACCAAATTGATTAAGTTCATGGAAGGTCATATATATCCTATGgaaaatgaattttataaacTTGCTCAGTCTTCCTCACGCTGGACCATTCATCCAGAGGAAGAGAAACTAAAGGAGATGGCTAAGAGAGAAGGCTTATGGAACTTGTGGATACCT TTTGATAGTGCTGCTAGAGCAAGGAAACTGCTTTTCAATGGAACTAGCCACATCCTTCCTGCTGGTGTGGACAATCTTCTTCTTGGTGCTGGCCTCTCCAACCTTGAATATGGATACCTCTGTGAGATAATGGGTCGATCTATTTGGGCACCTCAGGTGTTTAATTGTGGCGCACCTGACACTGGAAATATGGAG GTATTGTTGCGGTATGGCAACAAACAACAACTGCATGAATGGCTCATTCCTCTGCTTGAAGGAAAGATACGGTCTGGATTTGCAATGACTGAACCCCAGGTTGCATCCTCTGATGCAACAAATATTGAGTGTTCAATTACAAG GGAAGGAAATACCTTTGTCATCAATGGAAGAAAATGGTGGACAAGTGGAGCGATGGATCCGAGGTGCAAAATCCTTATAGTTATG GGAAAAACAGATGTTACCGCTACTCTACATAAGCAACAGTCCATGATCATAGTTGACATCCAGACTCCAGGTGTAATTATTAAAAGACCACTCACAGTATTCGGCTTTGATGACGCACCTCATGGCCATGCTGAGATAATATTTGACAATGTGCGTGTTCCTGCAACGAATATTTTACTTGGAGAGGGTCGTGGATTTGAAATTGCGCAG GGTAGGCTTGGTCCAGGAAGGCTGCACCATTGCATGAGGTTGGTAGGAGCTGCAGAGCGAGGTATGCAGTTGGCAGTTCAGAGGGCCCTTAGTAGAAGAGTGTTTGGAAAGTTGATTGCGGAGCAGGGTTCCTTCCTTTCAGACATCGCCAAG TGTCGTGTGGAACTTGAGAAAACGAGATTGCTGGTTTTGGAAGCAGCTGATCAGTTGGATCGGCTAGGAAACAAGAAAGCACGTGGAACAATTGCAATGGCCAAG GTTGCAGCTCCAAATATGGCATTGCAGATTTTGGACATGGCAATGCAAGTCCATGGAGCAGGTGGCCTGTCTTCTGACACCGTTCTTGCTCATCTCTGGGCTTCTGCAAGAACCTTGAGAATAGCAGATGGCCCTGATGAAGTTCATTTGGGAACCATCGCCAAGTTGGAGCTTCGAAGAGCCAagctttga